One Palaemon carinicauda isolate YSFRI2023 chromosome 5, ASM3689809v2, whole genome shotgun sequence DNA window includes the following coding sequences:
- the LOC137641028 gene encoding uncharacterized protein — protein sequence MYNKGKTGTKPKAKMVINEDVETSSEEKMEREPADCAMCDKEVTKKQYGIACDYCESWFHNGCVKIGREDYKVLQNNKSLTWFCRECRGSYRNMKVEY from the coding sequence ATGTATAATAAAGGCAAGACTGGAACGAAGCCAAAAGCAAAGATGGTGATTAACGAGGATGTAGAAACCTCAtcagaagaaaaaatggaaagggAACCAGCTGACTGTGCCATGTGTGACAAAGAGGTAACAAAGAAACAGTATGGAATCGCCTGTGACTACTGTGAGTCTTGGTTCCACAATGGTTGTGTAAAAATTGGCAGGGAAGATTACAAAGTGCTGCAGAATAACAAAAGTCTCACTTGGTTTTGTAGAGAATGTAGGGGATCATATAGGAATATGAAGGTTGAGTATTAA